From the Gordonia bronchialis DSM 43247 genome, one window contains:
- a CDS encoding MCE family protein — protein sequence MTAPDLTQTSGPGRWFTPRHIVVLVIGLILALILAGALWWVFSSMGTTKITATFHRTVGIYEGSDVRVLGVAVGKVDSVEPQGETVKVTMTVDRGVELPADVRAVQIIPSVVADRYVQLAPAYSGGPKASRDITLGLDKTLVPVEVDQIYRSVEDLSKALGPQGANKEGAVSDVIATGAANLQGNGQKLGDAIKNLSGAATTLSDSRGNLVDTIKNLNVFVSALRENDAQVRQFNTQMASFNQFLAGERNQLAASLNKLSIALGDVATFLADNREQIGETLKDLQPTTQALLDTKTSLKEVLTVLPITLNNLINAYDAESGTLAMRLTVPDLQDLIGAQCRLLDLGQLLPGNPAFVQFSNTLRPFISQCENIGKQIQKGVLEPLLPVLPFGIMSNNKLQRYPVPGTRPGNPDPNLQSPPASTRPSSRPASTTPRTPASTTPRGGN from the coding sequence ATGACGGCACCCGATCTCACCCAGACCTCGGGCCCGGGACGCTGGTTCACGCCGCGTCACATCGTGGTCCTTGTCATCGGGCTGATCCTGGCACTGATCCTCGCGGGTGCGCTGTGGTGGGTGTTCTCCTCGATGGGGACCACCAAGATCACCGCCACCTTCCACCGCACCGTCGGCATCTATGAGGGCTCCGACGTACGCGTCCTCGGCGTGGCCGTCGGCAAGGTCGACTCCGTGGAGCCGCAGGGAGAGACGGTGAAGGTGACCATGACCGTCGACCGCGGCGTCGAACTGCCCGCCGATGTGCGTGCCGTGCAGATCATCCCGTCGGTGGTCGCCGACCGGTACGTGCAGCTGGCGCCGGCCTATTCGGGCGGCCCCAAGGCGTCCCGCGACATCACGCTCGGGCTCGACAAGACGCTGGTCCCGGTGGAGGTCGATCAGATCTATCGCAGCGTCGAAGACCTGTCGAAGGCTCTCGGACCCCAGGGTGCCAACAAGGAGGGGGCGGTCAGCGACGTCATCGCGACCGGTGCGGCCAACCTGCAGGGCAACGGCCAGAAGCTCGGCGACGCCATCAAGAACCTGTCGGGTGCGGCGACCACGCTGAGCGATTCGCGCGGCAACCTCGTCGACACCATCAAGAATCTCAACGTGTTCGTTTCAGCGTTGCGGGAGAACGACGCGCAGGTCCGGCAGTTCAACACGCAGATGGCCTCGTTCAACCAGTTCCTGGCCGGCGAGCGCAATCAGCTCGCCGCGTCGCTGAACAAGCTGTCGATCGCGCTCGGCGACGTGGCGACCTTCCTCGCCGACAACCGCGAGCAGATCGGTGAGACGCTCAAGGACCTGCAGCCGACGACGCAGGCGCTGCTGGACACCAAGACCTCCCTCAAAGAGGTCCTGACAGTTCTGCCGATCACGCTCAACAACCTGATCAACGCCTACGACGCGGAGTCCGGCACGCTCGCCATGCGGTTGACGGTCCCGGATCTGCAGGACCTCATCGGTGCCCAGTGCCGCCTGCTCGATCTCGGTCAGCTGCTGCCCGGCAACCCGGCGTTCGTCCAGTTCAGCAACACGTTGCGGCCGTTCATCAGCCAGTGCGAGAACATCGGCAAGCAGATCCAGAAGGGTGTGCTCGAGCCGCTGTTGCCGGTACTGCCGTTCGGCATCATGAGCAACAACAAGCTGCAGCGCTACCCGGTTCCGGGTACCCGTCCCGGGAATCCGGATCCGAATCTGCAGTCGCCGCCCGCCTCGACGCGTCCGTCCTCGCGTCCGGCGTCGACGACCCCGCGGACCCCCGCGTCGACCACTCCCCGGGGAGGCAACTGA
- a CDS encoding MCE family protein, which translates to MAMVVVIAGCGSNGIQSIPLPGGVDTGDNARTYRIQFDNILDLVPQSMVKQNGIPVGRVTKVEVPGDEWFAQVTVEVKNEVNLSNKATASVQQTSLLGEKFIALDDPAADRSAPRQSQDAPIPLTRTRTATDIEQVLGALAMLLNGGGLNQLQPIVSELNKALDGRTNQVRGLLEQANTLIVGLNRQRDDIVRAIDGLATLSTRAAGQTDQIERILAQLPEGVAVLEEQRPQFVDLLTKLDQLGQVGTDVLGKSRKSLINDLKALRPVLTQLAKAAPDLITAAPLMLTHPYPDWLLPGVHGDSTNLFMTLDLRLLNQLEALGVGQGTPKYSPPERVNVPVNPNNPYYKGNGPRYGWPTITLLPPAPNSRPGPNTPPSGGRYPASFPKPAQPGQNFLDGPLSMLGVR; encoded by the coding sequence ATGGCGATGGTGGTCGTCATCGCCGGCTGTGGCAGCAACGGCATCCAGTCGATCCCGCTGCCCGGTGGCGTCGACACCGGCGACAACGCGCGTACCTACCGGATCCAGTTCGACAACATCCTCGACCTGGTCCCGCAGTCGATGGTGAAACAGAACGGCATCCCGGTGGGCCGCGTCACCAAGGTGGAGGTCCCCGGCGACGAATGGTTCGCGCAGGTCACCGTCGAGGTCAAGAACGAGGTGAACCTGTCGAACAAGGCGACGGCCAGCGTGCAGCAGACCTCGCTGCTCGGTGAGAAGTTCATCGCCCTCGACGATCCGGCCGCCGATCGTTCGGCCCCCCGCCAGAGCCAGGACGCCCCGATCCCGCTGACCCGGACCCGCACCGCAACTGACATCGAGCAGGTGCTCGGCGCGCTCGCGATGCTGCTCAACGGCGGTGGTCTCAACCAGTTGCAGCCGATCGTCTCCGAATTGAACAAGGCACTCGACGGCCGCACCAACCAGGTCCGTGGCCTGTTGGAGCAGGCGAACACGCTCATCGTCGGGCTCAACCGCCAGCGCGACGACATCGTCCGCGCGATCGACGGCCTGGCGACGCTGTCCACGCGGGCGGCCGGCCAGACCGATCAGATCGAACGCATCCTGGCCCAGCTTCCGGAAGGCGTGGCGGTCCTCGAGGAGCAGCGCCCGCAGTTCGTGGACCTGCTGACCAAACTCGACCAGCTCGGTCAGGTCGGCACCGACGTGCTGGGCAAGTCGCGTAAGTCGCTCATCAACGACCTCAAGGCGCTGCGGCCGGTGCTCACCCAGCTGGCCAAGGCCGCCCCGGACCTGATCACCGCGGCACCACTGATGCTGACCCATCCGTACCCGGACTGGTTGCTGCCGGGCGTGCACGGTGACTCGACCAACCTGTTCATGACGCTGGACCTGCGGCTGCTCAATCAGCTCGAGGCACTCGGTGTGGGCCAGGGGACACCCAAATACTCGCCGCCGGAGCGGGTCAACGTGCCGGTGAATCCGAACAACCCGTATTACAAGGGCAACGGTCCGCGCTACGGCTGGCCGACGATCACACTGCTGCCGCCGGCCCCGAACTCCCGGCCCGGACCCAACACGCCGCCGTCCGGTGGCCGTTACCCGGCGTCGTTCCCGAAGCCGGCGCAACCCGGCCAGAACTTCCTGGACGGTCCGCTGTCGATGCTGGGGGTGCGCTGA
- a CDS encoding MCE family protein, translated as MLSKLAKIQLIVFVIVGLVAIVYVGAKYARLDKLAGVGMYKVVAELPDSGGIFTNAEVTYLGVPVGRVGQLKLTQKGVDVTLELNSGGPDIPASAVAVVASRSAIGEQFVDLQPTSTGAPYLADGSRITKSQLPPPLQDVVASAIDFTSSIPVDDLHTVITELGKAFNGQGENLTRLVDSLGKLSRAGVDNIGATVDLIDNSNVVLQTQAEQSDEILAWSRSINLITATLQSSDPDLRRLLTTGTLSATQISNLIQRNGGDLSKVVKDLGEVARTVQPAGYATSTTFAMLSALSAGSHTPAPGDGQIHFGVVLETNNPAACTRGYESTQAMIDRMKRQDPTFDIRYDEFPFNTDAKCTVPLGNPTGVRGAARAPYANPAYPQPWDSTPKKDPDKLNLNPLATQLAALMGVHAK; from the coding sequence ATGCTCAGTAAGCTCGCGAAGATCCAGCTGATCGTGTTCGTGATCGTCGGTCTGGTTGCGATCGTCTACGTCGGGGCCAAGTACGCGCGGCTGGACAAGCTCGCCGGTGTCGGTATGTACAAGGTGGTCGCCGAACTGCCCGATTCCGGTGGCATCTTCACCAACGCCGAGGTGACCTATCTCGGTGTCCCGGTCGGCCGGGTGGGGCAGCTCAAGCTGACCCAGAAGGGTGTCGACGTCACGCTGGAACTCAACTCCGGTGGCCCCGACATCCCGGCGTCGGCGGTTGCGGTGGTGGCCTCCCGGTCGGCGATCGGTGAGCAGTTCGTCGATCTGCAGCCCACGTCGACGGGTGCGCCGTACCTCGCGGACGGCTCGCGGATCACCAAGTCACAGTTGCCGCCGCCGCTGCAGGATGTGGTTGCCTCGGCGATCGACTTCACCTCGTCGATCCCCGTCGACGACCTGCACACCGTGATCACCGAACTCGGCAAGGCCTTCAACGGGCAGGGCGAGAACCTGACCCGGCTGGTCGACTCGCTGGGCAAACTGTCCCGGGCCGGGGTGGACAACATCGGCGCCACCGTGGATCTGATCGACAACTCGAACGTGGTCCTGCAGACGCAGGCCGAGCAGTCCGACGAGATCCTGGCGTGGTCGCGCAGCATCAACCTGATCACCGCGACCCTGCAGTCCTCCGATCCGGACCTGCGCCGGTTGCTGACCACCGGCACGCTCTCGGCGACGCAGATCTCCAACCTGATCCAGCGCAACGGCGGGGACCTGTCCAAGGTGGTGAAGGATCTCGGTGAGGTCGCACGCACCGTCCAGCCGGCGGGCTATGCGACGTCGACGACGTTCGCGATGCTGTCGGCGCTGTCGGCGGGCAGCCACACCCCGGCTCCCGGCGACGGGCAGATCCACTTCGGCGTGGTGCTCGAGACCAACAATCCCGCGGCCTGTACACGCGGCTACGAGTCGACCCAGGCGATGATCGACCGGATGAAGCGCCAAGACCCTACCTTCGACATCCGCTACGACGAGTTCCCGTTCAACACGGATGCAAAATGTACTGTGCCGCTTGGTAATCCGACGGGTGTGCGCGGTGCGGCCCGGGCGCCGTACGCCAATCCGGCATACCCGCAGCCGTGGGATTCCACCCCGAAGAAGGATCCGGACAAGCTCAATCTGAACCCGCTGGCGACCCAGCTGGCAGCGCTGATGGGAGTACACGCGAAGTAG
- the rpoB gene encoding DNA-directed RNA polymerase subunit beta, with protein MAVNRQSTSTIPGAPHRASFAKISEPLEVPDLLDLQLDSFEWLVGSPEWRAKAIARGEENPTGGLEDILHELSPIEDFSGSMSLSFSDPHFDEVKASVEECKDKDMTYAAPLFVTAEFINNNTGEIKSQTVFMGDFPIMTDKGSFIINGTERVVVSQLVRSPGVYFDAAIDKATEKTLHTVKVIPGRGAWLEFDVDKRDTVGVRIDRKRRQPVTVLLKALGLTTEEITERFGFSEIMMSTLEKDNTANQDEALLEVYRKLRPGEPPTKESAENLLENLFFKDKRYDLARVGRYKVNKKLGLTDNPMVGESTLTREDIVATVEYLVRLHEADPHTTTYMTVPGGVEVPVEVDDIDHFGNRRLRTVGELIQNQIRVGLSRMERVVRERMTTQDVEAITPQTLINIRPVVAAIKEFFGTSQLSQFMDQNNPLSGLTHKRRLSALGPGGLSRERAGLEVRDVHPSHYGRMCPIETPEGPNIGLIGSLSVYARVNPFGFIETPYRKVVDGVVTDQIEYMTADEEDRYLIGQANTTYDTDGNITDERVLVRKKGSEVEFVDAAQVEYLDVSPRQMVSVATAMIPFLEHDDANRALMGANMQRQAVPLVRNESPLVGTGMELRAAVDAGDVVVSDKTGVVEEVSADYITVMADDGTRDTYRMRKFARSNHGTCANQRPIVDEGQRVESGQVLADGPCTENGEMALGKNLLVAIMPWDGHNYEDAIILSQRLVEEDVLTSIHIEEHEIDARDTKLGAEEITRDIPNVSDEVLADLDERGIVRIGAEVRDGDILVGKVTPKGETELTPEERLLRAIFGEKAREVRDTSLKVPHGETGKVIGVRVFSRDDDDDLAPGVNELVRVYVAQKRKIQDGDKLAGRHGNKGVIGKILPAEDMPFLPDGTPVDIILNTHGVPRRMNIGQILETHLGWVAKAGWNINVANGVPDWASKLPEDMYSAEPDTNTATPVFDGAREEELTGLLSSTLPNRDGEVMVNGDGKATLFDGRSGEPFPYPVSVGYMYIIKLHHLVDDKIHARSTGPYSMITQQPLGGKAQFGGQRFGEMECWAMQAYGAAYTLQELLTIKSDDVVGRVKVYEAIVKGENIPEPGIPESFKVLLKELQSLCLNVEVLSSDGAAIQMHDTDDEDLERAAANLGINLSRNESATVDDLAN; from the coding sequence TTGGCAGTCAACCGCCAGTCCACCTCAACAATCCCAGGCGCGCCGCATCGCGCGTCTTTTGCAAAGATCAGTGAGCCGCTGGAGGTGCCTGACCTCCTCGACCTCCAACTCGATTCCTTCGAATGGCTCGTCGGTTCCCCGGAATGGCGCGCCAAGGCCATCGCGCGCGGCGAGGAGAATCCGACCGGAGGCCTCGAAGACATCCTGCATGAGCTGTCCCCGATCGAGGACTTCTCCGGTTCGATGTCGCTGTCCTTCTCCGATCCGCACTTCGACGAGGTCAAGGCCTCCGTCGAGGAGTGCAAGGACAAGGACATGACCTACGCGGCGCCGTTGTTCGTCACCGCGGAGTTCATCAACAACAACACCGGTGAGATCAAGTCGCAGACCGTGTTCATGGGCGACTTCCCGATCATGACCGACAAGGGCAGCTTCATCATCAACGGCACCGAGCGTGTCGTGGTGAGCCAGCTGGTGCGCAGCCCGGGCGTCTACTTCGACGCCGCGATCGACAAGGCCACCGAGAAGACCCTGCACACCGTCAAGGTCATCCCGGGCCGTGGCGCGTGGCTCGAGTTCGACGTCGACAAGCGCGACACCGTCGGCGTGCGCATCGACCGCAAGCGCCGTCAGCCGGTCACCGTGCTGCTCAAGGCGCTGGGTCTGACCACCGAGGAGATCACCGAGCGATTCGGTTTCTCCGAGATCATGATGTCCACCCTGGAGAAGGACAACACCGCCAACCAGGACGAGGCGCTGCTCGAGGTCTACCGCAAGCTGCGTCCGGGTGAGCCGCCGACCAAGGAGTCCGCGGAGAACCTGCTGGAGAATCTGTTCTTCAAGGACAAGCGCTACGACCTCGCCCGCGTCGGCCGCTACAAGGTCAACAAGAAGCTCGGTCTGACCGACAACCCGATGGTCGGTGAGTCCACGCTGACCCGCGAGGACATCGTCGCAACCGTCGAGTACCTGGTGCGTCTGCACGAGGCCGATCCGCACACCACCACCTACATGACCGTCCCCGGCGGCGTGGAGGTCCCGGTGGAGGTCGACGACATCGACCACTTCGGCAACCGTCGCCTGCGTACCGTCGGCGAGCTGATCCAGAACCAGATCCGCGTGGGCCTCTCGCGTATGGAGCGTGTCGTGCGTGAGCGCATGACCACCCAGGACGTCGAGGCGATCACCCCGCAGACCCTGATCAACATCCGTCCCGTCGTGGCGGCGATCAAGGAGTTCTTCGGCACCAGCCAGCTGTCGCAGTTCATGGACCAGAACAACCCGCTGTCGGGTCTGACCCACAAGCGTCGCCTGTCGGCGCTGGGCCCGGGCGGTCTGAGCCGTGAGCGTGCCGGCCTCGAGGTGCGCGACGTGCACCCCAGCCACTACGGCCGCATGTGCCCGATCGAGACCCCGGAGGGACCGAACATCGGTCTCATCGGTTCGCTGTCGGTCTACGCGCGGGTCAATCCGTTCGGCTTCATCGAGACCCCGTACCGCAAGGTTGTCGACGGTGTGGTCACCGACCAGATCGAGTACATGACCGCCGACGAGGAAGATCGTTACCTCATCGGTCAGGCCAACACGACCTATGACACCGACGGCAACATCACCGACGAGCGCGTCCTGGTCCGCAAGAAGGGCTCCGAGGTGGAGTTCGTCGACGCGGCACAGGTCGAGTACCTCGACGTCAGCCCGCGCCAGATGGTGTCGGTCGCGACCGCGATGATCCCGTTCCTCGAGCACGACGACGCGAACCGCGCGCTGATGGGCGCCAACATGCAGCGTCAGGCCGTGCCGCTGGTGCGCAACGAGTCGCCGCTGGTCGGTACCGGCATGGAACTGCGTGCCGCCGTCGACGCCGGTGACGTGGTGGTCTCGGACAAGACCGGTGTGGTCGAGGAGGTCTCCGCCGACTACATCACCGTGATGGCCGACGACGGCACCCGCGACACCTACCGGATGCGCAAGTTCGCGCGTTCCAACCACGGCACCTGCGCCAACCAGCGTCCCATCGTGGACGAGGGTCAGCGGGTGGAGTCCGGCCAGGTCCTCGCCGACGGCCCCTGCACCGAGAACGGTGAGATGGCGCTCGGCAAGAACCTGCTCGTGGCGATCATGCCGTGGGACGGTCACAACTACGAGGACGCCATCATCCTGAGCCAGCGGCTCGTGGAGGAGGACGTGCTCACCTCGATCCACATCGAGGAGCACGAGATCGACGCCCGCGACACCAAGCTCGGTGCCGAGGAGATCACCCGGGACATCCCGAACGTCTCCGACGAGGTCCTCGCCGACCTCGACGAGCGCGGCATCGTGCGCATCGGTGCGGAGGTCCGCGACGGCGACATCCTGGTCGGCAAGGTCACCCCGAAGGGCGAGACCGAGCTGACCCCGGAAGAGCGTCTGCTGCGTGCCATCTTCGGTGAGAAGGCCCGCGAGGTGCGCGACACCTCGCTCAAGGTCCCGCACGGTGAGACCGGCAAGGTCATCGGCGTCCGCGTCTTCAGCCGCGACGACGACGACGATCTCGCGCCCGGCGTCAACGAGCTCGTGCGCGTGTACGTCGCTCAGAAGCGCAAGATCCAGGACGGCGACAAGCTCGCCGGCCGCCACGGCAACAAGGGCGTCATCGGCAAGATCCTGCCCGCCGAGGACATGCCGTTCCTGCCGGACGGCACCCCGGTCGACATCATCCTCAACACCCACGGTGTGCCGCGTCGTATGAACATCGGCCAGATCCTGGAGACCCACCTCGGTTGGGTCGCCAAGGCCGGCTGGAACATCAACGTGGCAAATGGTGTGCCGGATTGGGCGTCGAAGCTGCCCGAGGACATGTACTCGGCCGAGCCCGACACCAACACCGCCACCCCGGTGTTCGACGGTGCGCGTGAGGAGGAGCTGACCGGACTGCTGTCCTCGACGCTGCCCAACCGCGACGGCGAGGTGATGGTCAACGGCGACGGCAAGGCAACACTGTTCGACGGACGTTCCGGCGAGCCGTTCCCGTACCCGGTGTCGGTGGGCTACATGTACATCATCAAGCTTCACCACCTGGTGGACGACAAGATCCACGCGCGTTCCACCGGTCCGTACTCGATGATCACCCAGCAGCCGCTCGGTGGTAAGGCGCAGTTCGGTGGTCAGCGTTTCGGTGAGATGGAGTGCTGGGCCATGCAGGCCTACGGCGCCGCCTACACCCTGCAGGAGCTGCTGACCATCAAGTCGGACGACGTGGTCGGCCGCGTGAAGGTGTACGAGGCGATCGTCAAGGGCGAGAACATCCCGGAACCGGGTATCCCCGAGTCGTTCAAGGTGCTCCTCAAGGAACTGCAGTCGCTGTGCTTGAACGTCGAGGTGCTCAGCTCTGACGGTGCGGCCATCCAGATGCACGACACCGACGACGAAGACCTGGAGCGTGCTGCGGCCAACCTCGGAATCAACTTGTCGCGCAACGAATCCGCCACGGTCGACGATCTCGCCAACTGA